GAGAAATTTTAATAAATGAGAGCGAGCTTGAAACTCTTGAGACCGGTAAAATTTATAATTGTGAGATAACGCAAGTAGTCAAAGATAAGGTGCTTGGACGAGTGATAGGGTGATGATAAACGAGGCTTTGACAGATATTTTAAAGAAAGGTAAAAATCTGCTTGCGTTTTCGCATGGAGTAGATTCTACGGCTCTTTTTTATATCCTAAACGAGCAAAAAATCGCATTTGACATAGCCATAGTTAATTATAATACAAGGGAGCAAAGCAAAGAGGAGCTTGCAAGTGCAAGAGAGCTGGCTAGTAAGTTTAATAAAAGAATTTTTGAACTTAGCGTGAGCCTTGAAAGCTCAAATTTTGAGTGCAGGGCGAGGGAGGTTAGATATGAGTTTTTTACAAAAATTTGCACCGAATTTGGCTACACAAATCTTATTTTAGCACATCAGTTTGATGATAAATTCGAGTGGTTTTTGATGCAGCTTGGCAAGGGTGCTGGGTTAAATGAGCTTCTTGGAATGAGCGAATTTGAAAGAAGGGATAAATTTAATATTGTAAGACCCCTTTTGAATACAAGAAAAACAGAGCTTTTAAACTTTTTAAATGAGCGTAAATTAAAATATTTTTTAGATCATAGTAACGAAGAGATGAGATTTAAAAGAAATTTGATAAGAGCTAAATTTAGCGAGCCTTTTTTGGATCTATTTAAAAGTGGTGTAGCTAAAAGTTTTGAGTTTTTAGAAAATGATATGGATAGCCTAAAGCCTGAAATTTTAAATCCAAAAGATAGATTATACCTGGTTAAAAATGATAAAAACGCCATCAGGGGAATTGATAAGGCATGTAAGCTTTTAGGCGTAGTAATGAGCGAGGCCCAACGAAGAGAGTGTCAAAGATGCTTATTAAATCAAACGGATTGTGTTATTAGTGCAAAAGTGGCTGTAGGATATTTTCCAAAATTTATTTTTATAACTCCGTTTGTAAAAGCTGCTATGGATAAAAAATTTAAAGAGGCTTGTAGGGTATTTAAAGTGCCTAAAATAAATCGTCCTTATCTATGCCAAATTGGTTTTGAAATAGAAAATTTGAGAGAATTTTTATAAAAACTACTTAAGTCCGTAAACTTTGATATTAAAAGTAGTGTGTATCTTGCCGCTATTTTCACGCATCTGTATAGGAAAATCAACTTTGATAATATTATCGTATTTTGTAAGAGCGTCAATAAAGTTGTAAAATTTTGTCGGAGTTAAAATATTGCTAGTTACGTTTAGTTCATATCTAAAAAATTGCTCTTTGTTTGAATCATTGTTTATTTGGCTGAGTTTTACATCATTAAAATAATTTTTTGCAAATTTTGTGAAGTTATCCTCGCTAAATTTTTTATCAAATGCCTTAAATATAAGCCTATCTTTCTCTTTGATATCATTTAGTTTTGAATTTTTGCTATTGTAAATTTGATTTATCTTTGTTACACTGGCCGCTTGGATACGGTTTTGGTATTGAACCTCTCGGTAGTCTTTTATATTTGGCACAATGAATGCAAATATCATTACAAGGCATACAACGATAAATATTAAAACATAGATTAAAAGTTTGACTATATCAATCTCTTCTAAGCTTGTATCTTTACTCATTGTAGCCTTCCGAATTGTCAATCTTGTTTGTGCTAATGAAATTTAGCCATCCGTTTTGAAGCTGATAAAAAGTCGTATTTGAGGTATTAAATATCGATTTTAAAGGGGCTAAAAGTAGCATATTGTAAGTATCTTTGCTTGGCGTTACGCCCTTTATTACAAGAGAGTTTTTATGCATTATTACTTCGTTTAATGTTATGCTGTCTGGCACCAGATCAAAAAGATTGTTTAGACTCTGTTTTAATATTGTATTTGAAGCAAAAATTTCATATGCCCATTCGCGTTGCTCTTGTAGTTTTGCCGTGATTTCATCAATATTTTTGATATCTTTTGAGATTGTATTGTAATTTGTTTTTAGGTTCTCTATATTGTTTTGTAGTGAGTGATTTTTAAAGACTAAAAATAGATTCAGAGTCAATAAAAGGACAAAAACACTACCTATGAAAATAAACCAAATTTTACTAAATAGAGTTAAAAACGGCTTTTTAGCAGGATTTATAAGGCTATATCTATAAGTCATCTTTAGCCTCGCTCATCATAAGCTCAGTCATCATTTTAAGCGTGTTGACAGGATAGGCCGCTGTTTCTACCATTAGTTCGGTTTCTAAATAGTGTAGAAAGGTAGCGCTTGTTTTTATGTTATCAAAAATTACTATTTGCTCAATAAAATCGCCGTCATACATCGGATTTAGATAAAAATCTTTAAGAGTGTTTACAATATATTGATACATACTCATATCGCGTCCAAATATCGATACGGAGGCGGCTACGTCTTTTGATACTGGCATATTTATATCGTAATCAAGATCAGCAAATTCATCTGTCGTTGAGCCGGATTTTAGCATATTATCAAGATTATCAATTCCATCTAAACTCTCTACATCAGAATCGATTTCAGCGATAAAATCATCTATATCGTCGATTTTTTCTTGGTTAAAATCTAAATCATCATCTGACGAAACTCCGATACTTTCACCGGTTTTTGTAAAAGATGCAAATTTAAATTTGCCTTTGTTTGCTATACAAAGCGCAAACGAGTCTTTGTGACTGTATATGTAAAGGGTATTTTTTTTATTTTCTTTTTTATCAATAATTGCTTTATGCATAAGAGCTATCGGAGAGTATAAAAAATCAATGCCGATTGGCTTAAATTTTACTTTCATCTGCGCAATATCCATTAGATCGGCATACACAAACCACCCATCAGAAATTTTAGTAAATCCTACATTTTTTGGATCTATGTTAAATAATTTAAATTCATCTTCGTTTCTGCAAGCAATGGCGCCTTGTCCCATATAGTCGAAAAATACGGCTATATAGACCCATTTGTACTCTTTTTGTTGACGCTTTATAAAGTCTATGATTTTTTCATTTAAGATATCTGGATTTTCATTGTCAAATTCTGCCTTAATAGTCTTTATCGTTTTGCCATTTCTTGTCACTATACCGTAAAATAGGCATTGTTTGGATTCTATTACTACGCTAAGGTATAAAACGCTAAAAAAACGGCGAATAGAAAACGACATAATTCTCCTATAAATTTTAACAATAGATTATATTATCCAAAATTGCCATTAAATACAATTAAAAGAGTTCGCCTTTAAGCTTGGCAAACTTATCTCTAAGCTCTTTTGCCTCGTTTTGTATATCTTTGTTTGTTAAATTTGATGGTTTGAGTCGCTCGTAATCTTCTAGTACAATTTCACACATCATTCTTATTCTATTTTTATCGACTTTATCTATCTCTTCTTGCTTGCTTAATTTTGAAATTTGTTCTAAATACTCATTCGCACTATCTATAAATTTTACATATTTTAAAGAAATCTCACTTTGCATCATTACAGTATATGCCATTTTGTTGTATATGTCTTTTTTGTAAGCATTTTGAGACAGCTCGTAGGATTTTGCGTAGTTTCCTACTTCGTAATAAAACCTTGATTTGATTGCTTCTTGGTAAGAGCTATTTGTAGCAAAAAATAACCAACAAGCAATCAAAATAATAGTAGCTAAAACGACTATGAAAAATTTGCTATTCATCGCCGGCACTCATCTTATTTTTTATCAAAAATTTAGCATCGTCAAGGCTTAAATTTGCTACACTAAAAGGCTCTGAAAGGGTAAAATTTATAGTTGAAAACGGCTTTGGCAATATCATCTTATCCCAGCTTTTAAACTGCCAAAATTTACTTGCTTCATAGTTTAGAATTTGGATGTTTATATTTTGCTTTTGAGCGATTATGACAGCTCCATCCGCTACGCTATGACGCGGACCTCTTGGACCATCAGGAGTGATTATCACATCATTGCCCGATTTTATCTCTTTAAAGGCGTTTATAAGAGCTTTTGCGCCGCCTTTTGAGCTGCTTCCTCTGATAGTTCCTATGCCAAAAAATTTAATCACTCTCGCGATTATCTCGCCGTCTTTGTGATCGCTGATAATTACTTTGCCGTGCCTTTTAAATTTGCTCCACCAATTCAAGTAGGCAAAGCTCATCATGGCTATGCGCCCATGCCAAAAGAGCACGACGCACGGAGAATTTTGTAAATTTGTCTTGGAGTAGGTCTTTTTGCAGGT
This Campylobacter sp. RM16192 DNA region includes the following protein-coding sequences:
- the tilS gene encoding tRNA lysidine(34) synthetase TilS gives rise to the protein MINEALTDILKKGKNLLAFSHGVDSTALFYILNEQKIAFDIAIVNYNTREQSKEELASARELASKFNKRIFELSVSLESSNFECRAREVRYEFFTKICTEFGYTNLILAHQFDDKFEWFLMQLGKGAGLNELLGMSEFERRDKFNIVRPLLNTRKTELLNFLNERKLKYFLDHSNEEMRFKRNLIRAKFSEPFLDLFKSGVAKSFEFLENDMDSLKPEILNPKDRLYLVKNDKNAIRGIDKACKLLGVVMSEAQRRECQRCLLNQTDCVISAKVAVGYFPKFIFITPFVKAAMDKKFKEACRVFKVPKINRPYLCQIGFEIENLREFL
- a CDS encoding lysophospholipid acyltransferase family protein, with product MASWWAKFKRALFINFTTYAIYFLVWLIFLTCKKTYSKTNLQNSPCVVLFWHGRIAMMSFAYLNWWSKFKRHGKVIISDHKDGEIIARVIKFFGIGTIRGSSSKGGAKALINAFKEIKSGNDVIITPDGPRGPRHSVADGAVIIAQKQNINIQILNYEASKFWQFKSWDKMILPKPFSTINFTLSEPFSVANLSLDDAKFLIKNKMSAGDE